From Alloacidobacterium dinghuense:
CGCACTGCGGCATAGTTGAGCCGGTGCTGGATGGCATACGTCATCTCAACGTATCCAATGGAATTCGGCGTCTTCGCCACCATCTCTGCCACACCTTCATTTCCCTCTACTCCGCTGCCCACGGGCCATTTGACGCGGGCGCCCTCGCCCACCTTGCTCTTCCAGCCAGGACTTACCGACGCTAAGTAACTCGTCCACGCATAGGTTGTGCCACTGCCGTCAGAACGGTGCACAACGGCAATGTCAGCATCCGGCAAACGTGCGCCACTATTGGATTCGCGAATCCGCGGATCATTCCATTTGCGAATGACACCTATATAGATATCCGCCAGTACCTGGGGAGTCAGATTGAGTGTGTGGCCGGCATCCGGCAGGTTATAGATAGGAACGATTCCACCGACCACGGTAGGAAAATAAGTGGTCTCCGACTGAGCACTTTCAACCGGTCGGATGTCTGAAGCCGCGAAATCGAGATTTCCATTGCGTAAGCGTTCTAATCCAGCCTCGGAGCCAATCGTGTCGTAAGAAATCGGAAATCCGCCCGCCGTTTGTTGAAAGGACTCGAACCACTTCAGATAGATAGGCGCCGGAAATGTAGATCCACCTCCGTGCAGAGCAACTCCGGGTTCAGGTGTGGCCTTAGCAGGCAACGAAGCGATCGCCATGCCTGTCTTCATTTCCCGCTCAAGCCGTGCGACAACCTGATCGGCTAGGTCATCAACAATGTTCGAAGTACGAAATCGCCCCGGAGTCGCCAGATACGACCACAATGTCCGCTTCGCTGAGTCCGTGAGCTCGACTGACAAATATCCCTGATACATCGTCTGCCTGGAGCTGTTCGAACGGAGATTGTTTGAAATCGTTCCCGTCATCCAGATCACGGCGTTGCCGTGCAGAAGGGCGTCGGCGCCATCCGACTTATCGCTGACATGGATGCCGCCTTTCTCGAGCCTGTCCACCACACGCTTGCGAGCAGCCTGCGCATTGGCGCCCGCGCCAAACGAATCCACATAGATCGTGTGCACTGTTTGGAGTCTTTCGTCCGCACCAGACTCAGCAGGCGCACAAGGAGTGAGCAGGCAGAGAACGCACACCGACAGCGCCCACTGCCACGCCAAATTTCGGCGAGTAGACCAATTTGCGAGCCTAGTTTTCATCGCCCTCAGTAGCTTGCCTCATTCTTATCGGAAATTGTGTGAAAAGAAGCGGTAGCGGAGAGCCGTTCAGGTATCCGCCATAATGAAAGCATGCCTTCATCCACTCCAAGGCGCCCCGATATTCCGCGCAACCTCAAGCCGTATTTTCTTTGTCTGCTAAAAAAGGGTCCACGATGGAACATTACTGAGGGCAATGAAGACCTAATGCCGCGGTATCTCGCTTTTCTTCGTCGTGAAACGGAAGCCCGACGGATTCTCTTCGCGGGACCAATTACAGACGGCGGCGAACTTGTCGCCATGGTCATTCTGGAGGCGCCAAACGCCGAAGAAGCGAACGCAGTAGCCAATGCCAACCCCAGCGTCGAATCAGGGCATTTCATTACAGAGCTTCATCCTTGCCTCTTGCCAACGCTTGATACCTTCAAAGTGGAATATTGACATATCCCTGGAAGGGGCAGCGGGCAGCCAAGCTCTTAGAAAAATTGAAGTTTATTCGCATATAAGTGGAAAGGGCGCGCTATCAGGCGCGCCCTTCCGTTCACTTTTATCCAGTTTATAGCGAGTTCATATTCAGGAGGAACTCTGCGTTGTTCCGAGTTTTCCCCAGCTTGTCGACGAGCAACTCCATGGCCTCAACCGGAGACAACGGATTGAGCACCTTGCGCAGCACCCAGATGCGGCTCAGATCCTCTTTGGGAATCAGCAGCTCTTCCTTACGCGTGCCCGAGCGCTGAATGTCAATCGCCGGGAAGACGCGCTTATCGACCAGCTTGCGGTCAAGGATGATTTCCATGTTGCCGGTGCCCTTGAACTCTTCAAAGATCACTTCGTCCATGCGCGATCCAGTGTCAACCAGGGCTGTTGCAATGATCGTGAGCGAGCCACCTTCTTCAATGTTGCGAGCCGCACCAAAGAAGCGCTTCGGCCGCTGCAAGGCGTTCGAATCAACACCGCCTGAGAGCACCTTGCCCGACGGAGGAACGATCGTGTTGTAAGCACGCGCCAGACGGGTAATTGAGTCGAGGAGGATCACCACATCGCGCTTGTGTTCGACCAGGCGCTTCGCCTTTTCGATCACCATTTCCGCCACTTGGACGTGGCGAGCAGCCGGCTCATCGAATGTCGAGCTGATCACTTCACCCTTTACCGAGCGCTGCATGTCCGTCACTTCTTCCGGACGCTCATCGATCAGCAGGACGATGAGGACGACCTCAGGATGGTTCGAGGTGATCGAGTTGGCGATCGCCTGCAGCAGCATCGTCTTGCCGGTGCGCGGCGGAGCGACGATCAATCCACGCTGCCCCTTGCCAACCGGAGTGAGCAGATCCATCACGCGCCCGCTGATGTTGTCACGCACGGTCTCGCTTTTGAGGCGCTCCTGCGGATACAGCGGTGTGAGGTTGTCAAAAAGGATCTTGTTGCGCGTCTCTTCCGGCGACTCAAAGTTAATCGCCTCGATTTTGACCAGGGCAAAATACTTTTCACCCTCGTGCGGCGGACGCACATTGCCGCTGATCGTGTCGCCAGTCTTCAGGTCGAACTTGCGAATCTGGGATGGCGAAACGTAAATGTCGTCTGGACCGGGCAGATAGTTGTAATCCGGTGAGCGCAGGAAGCCGTAGCCGTCAGGCAGAATTTCCAATACGCCCTCGGCAAAGATGTGGCCCTCTTTTTCGCTTTGGGCCTGTAGAATCTTGAAGATAAGGTCTTGCTTGCGGAGTCCGCTCGCGCCTGGAATTTCGAGCTGGCGGGCAATTTTGCTCAGTTCTGTGATGTTTTTTTCTTTTAGTTCGGAGATGGTCATTGTCACCTGCGGTGGGTAGGTTGTTTAGGGAGGCCGTTCTTGAATGGAAGGAATCTCTGGTATGGCAGAATGTTTCAGTTTTTACTGAGGGGAGGGCCTGCACAGCAGGCCGCGGCTTACGCTGCGCGGCGCTGCTGCTGAACCTTTGCCTTCTCTTCAACGATGGGGGTGACCGCTACCGGGTTCTGGTAACGGAAGCGAGCCATAACTTCATTCGTAGTGTCCTGCACACGCGTATTCGGCTTGTGCAGCTTACGGGTCGCTTTGGAAGCCAGCTGACACAGCTGGTAGCGATTGGAAACGTGGGTCAATGCCCCATAAATCAGATCAGAACGCATTGTATTTCTCCTTCATTCATAAACAGTTCCACGATCCTTCGCGCTCATAAATCCGGCCGTAGATCGTCGGTCATCGAAACGCCCTGAATTAGGGTTGATTTCGTTCCGCTTTCCTTAGGAATCTCATCTCTTAAGACGCAACCACCTGCGACTTAGATCAATTTTTTTAACCTAATTTTTCAGCTTTTTTG
This genomic window contains:
- the rho gene encoding transcription termination factor Rho produces the protein MTISELKEKNITELSKIARQLEIPGASGLRKQDLIFKILQAQSEKEGHIFAEGVLEILPDGYGFLRSPDYNYLPGPDDIYVSPSQIRKFDLKTGDTISGNVRPPHEGEKYFALVKIEAINFESPEETRNKILFDNLTPLYPQERLKSETVRDNISGRVMDLLTPVGKGQRGLIVAPPRTGKTMLLQAIANSITSNHPEVVLIVLLIDERPEEVTDMQRSVKGEVISSTFDEPAARHVQVAEMVIEKAKRLVEHKRDVVILLDSITRLARAYNTIVPPSGKVLSGGVDSNALQRPKRFFGAARNIEEGGSLTIIATALVDTGSRMDEVIFEEFKGTGNMEIILDRKLVDKRVFPAIDIQRSGTRKEELLIPKEDLSRIWVLRKVLNPLSPVEAMELLVDKLGKTRNNAEFLLNMNSL
- the pstS gene encoding phosphate ABC transporter substrate-binding protein PstS; the encoded protein is MKTRLANWSTRRNLAWQWALSVCVLCLLTPCAPAESGADERLQTVHTIYVDSFGAGANAQAARKRVVDRLEKGGIHVSDKSDGADALLHGNAVIWMTGTISNNLRSNSSRQTMYQGYLSVELTDSAKRTLWSYLATPGRFRTSNIVDDLADQVVARLEREMKTGMAIASLPAKATPEPGVALHGGGSTFPAPIYLKWFESFQQTAGGFPISYDTIGSEAGLERLRNGNLDFAASDIRPVESAQSETTYFPTVVGGIVPIYNLPDAGHTLNLTPQVLADIYIGVIRKWNDPRIRESNSGARLPDADIAVVHRSDGSGTTYAWTSYLASVSPGWKSKVGEGARVKWPVGSGVEGNEGVAEMVAKTPNSIGYVEMTYAIQHRLNYAAVRNPAGRFIKADLASITAAAAKSHVTAENLRPSLLDSEEKDAYPISSFTWIVVPKTESDAQKRAAIAGFLRWMLSIGQKQCSSLGYVPLPREVVAQELQAVDALK
- a CDS encoding DNA-directed RNA polymerase subunit omega, whose product is MRSDLIYGALTHVSNRYQLCQLASKATRKLHKPNTRVQDTTNEVMARFRYQNPVAVTPIVEEKAKVQQQRRAA
- a CDS encoding YciI family protein; the protein is MPSSTPRRPDIPRNLKPYFLCLLKKGPRWNITEGNEDLMPRYLAFLRRETEARRILFAGPITDGGELVAMVILEAPNAEEANAVANANPSVESGHFITELHPCLLPTLDTFKVEY